One Sodalis praecaptivus DNA segment encodes these proteins:
- the sctI gene encoding type III secretion system inner rod subunit SctI, which produces MTMQNLISLKELTALSTNAISATSHTELPTGGTTSQLVSSTFKQLSEQDLDFKQMINALSSSPETTSNPEKLSQLQSLIGEYSNYVSLVSTLAKKGVNTVETLGKAQ; this is translated from the coding sequence ATGACCATGCAAAACTTAATTTCTTTAAAGGAACTCACGGCTTTATCCACTAATGCCATTAGCGCCACCTCGCACACCGAACTGCCCACCGGCGGTACGACCTCGCAATTGGTTTCATCTACCTTTAAACAGTTAAGTGAACAGGATTTAGATTTTAAGCAAATGATAAATGCCTTAAGTTCATCACCGGAGACGACCAGCAATCCCGAAAAGCTGTCGCAATTGCAATCCCTTATCGGCGAATACTCAAACTATGTTTCATTAGTGTCTACGCTTGCCAAAAAGGGGGTCAATACCGTCGAGACACTGGGAAAAGCACAATAA
- the sctJ gene encoding type III secretion system inner membrane ring lipoprotein SctJ produces MFKRLLLTGTVILAALLTTGCNDTLLLNNLSQEQANEVLAVLQQHNIASQKSGTLKEGYAISVPKSDTTTALSILNQYQLPAKAEVQISQAFPDNALISSPQAERARMLSLQEQRLEQSLKIISQVVNARVHVSYPLNDNTFITDLPAEHVSILITYSGSLNENMFISKIKTLIKNGLSNVRFEDISVVLFQAPPLQYSAPTQGAQPLMTPWLYALCGVLLAALLAGGSVLYLLVKKQRPETPQDVTPPDVPEKEDMPV; encoded by the coding sequence ATGTTCAAGCGACTTCTTTTAACCGGTACGGTGATTCTCGCCGCTTTGTTGACTACAGGCTGTAATGATACGCTTTTGTTGAATAATCTAAGTCAGGAACAGGCCAATGAAGTTCTGGCGGTGTTGCAGCAGCATAATATAGCCTCTCAGAAAAGCGGTACGCTGAAGGAAGGATATGCGATTTCGGTTCCCAAAAGCGACACCACCACGGCGTTGTCAATTCTGAATCAATATCAGCTACCGGCCAAAGCTGAAGTCCAAATTTCCCAGGCTTTCCCCGATAATGCGTTGATTTCTTCCCCGCAGGCCGAGCGGGCGCGTATGTTGTCGCTGCAGGAGCAGCGTCTTGAGCAATCGTTGAAAATTATTAGCCAAGTGGTCAATGCCCGTGTTCACGTCAGTTATCCGCTGAACGATAATACTTTCATTACCGACCTGCCCGCTGAGCATGTCTCTATTTTGATTACCTATAGCGGCAGCCTTAATGAAAATATGTTCATCAGCAAAATTAAGACGTTAATCAAAAACGGTCTTAGCAATGTCCGCTTTGAAGATATTTCCGTTGTATTGTTTCAGGCGCCGCCATTGCAATACAGTGCGCCCACGCAGGGCGCTCAGCCGTTAATGACCCCGTGGCTATATGCCCTTTGCGGTGTGCTGTTGGCGGCGTTGCTGGCGGGAGGCTCTGTATTGTATCTGCTGGTCAAGAAACAGCGGCCGGAAACGCCACAGGACGTTACGCCGCCGGATGTGCCGGAGAAGGAGGATATGCCGGTATGA
- a CDS encoding type III secretion apparatus protein OrgA/MxiK — translation MTPLRLANVMRVMYHPVSYLHASRFPSGWRREDEAAHPLLNHWILRHYHCPDDVGTFSHDPFYRLLIDGWQRLGDAALLIGAHLLRNRLLADGRFILLAPPVQSFLALPLPQLTPAAGVHEQEETAAALLHHPDPAAWGAYWLLSRLKHFPPAVYRRACLLFPAVQPLPQQATPLSPSSINLIKMALHHAQYVTR, via the coding sequence ATGACCCCGCTGCGATTGGCCAATGTCATGCGCGTGATGTACCACCCGGTCAGTTATCTCCACGCCAGCCGTTTCCCCTCCGGCTGGCGCCGAGAGGACGAGGCGGCGCATCCGCTGCTTAACCATTGGATACTGCGACATTATCATTGCCCGGACGACGTCGGGACGTTCAGCCATGATCCCTTTTATCGCCTCTTAATTGACGGCTGGCAGCGGCTTGGCGACGCCGCGCTGTTGATAGGCGCACATTTGCTGCGTAATCGACTGCTGGCCGATGGGCGGTTCATTTTACTGGCGCCACCGGTGCAATCCTTTCTCGCCCTTCCGCTGCCGCAATTGACGCCGGCCGCGGGCGTACACGAGCAGGAGGAAACGGCAGCGGCGCTGTTGCATCACCCCGACCCGGCCGCCTGGGGCGCCTATTGGCTACTGTCGAGACTGAAGCATTTCCCCCCCGCCGTTTATCGGCGGGCATGCCTGCTGTTTCCGGCCGTACAGCCGTTACCGCAGCAGGCGACGCCCCTGTCGCCGTCCTCAATTAACCTGATAAAAATGGCCCTTCATCATGCGCAATATGTTACTCGATGA
- a CDS encoding lytic transglycosylase domain-containing protein has product MAKLAKTPKTVGLLLLLGCGAVKAETDCVRYAAQCFQVNPLLIRAIIWQESRFEPRAINHNSNRTRDIGLMQINTVNLPMLNTLGVNPQNLRENSCVNVMSGTYILHTLVQRYGYSWNTIGRYHSATPRFNNVYVNKLLDTLTKPAQVANIRAYHVPIASREEIDRLFAPHCLVNKTLSTQ; this is encoded by the coding sequence GTGGCAAAACTTGCCAAAACGCCTAAAACCGTTGGTTTACTGCTGTTGTTGGGGTGTGGCGCGGTTAAGGCTGAAACGGATTGCGTGCGCTATGCCGCGCAATGTTTTCAGGTCAATCCATTACTCATCCGCGCCATTATCTGGCAGGAATCCCGTTTTGAGCCGCGGGCGATAAACCACAATAGTAATCGCACGCGGGATATCGGTCTGATGCAGATCAACACGGTGAATTTACCGATGCTGAACACCCTCGGTGTCAACCCTCAAAACTTACGGGAGAATAGCTGCGTCAATGTGATGTCCGGCACTTATATCCTGCATACGCTGGTGCAGCGCTACGGGTATTCTTGGAATACCATTGGCCGATACCATTCCGCCACCCCGCGCTTTAACAACGTTTATGTCAATAAGTTACTCGATACATTGACCAAGCCCGCGCAGGTGGCCAATATACGCGCCTATCATGTGCCCATTGCGTCACGCGAGGAGATTGACAGACTCTTTGCGCCGCACTGCCTAGTCAATAAGACATTATCTACGCAATAA
- a CDS encoding inositol phosphate phosphatase SopB, whose amino-acid sequence MNTSPISHASVMPIRISDADQDAPHASTSSSIGPGLTLSVGRHASPPPEKYQFNASLRRDSAASGIDEAQTVSLPLADNHVSEFGQSVRELLQYQLDLINTAELALTTRNRAEGDEPDGARRTGIAGYQRLGSEPYLPELVKLTQEIFDAMTHLEQDRNATAIELRTAGRLRNKLVSLIAGEYRRNGVSYCQAKRLAVGDYHDARITFLNNKSWKTLRHQLSHKAHTYVSTQRPAAEMKLGERDIFEKSYDGKGICSADTVSVDHAANLWHSSLSVKEANGQEKVLFQGIHHGVLSPYGLPAGSPQRTAGALNRAKEVVAAALYSKNDLMTRALAEEEVSLRLVSTSLLTPTSVAGKEKAMLRDQMAAWQTLSDPLKQPLEIRVHDHEGNLKTVKVALSVVALNFGVNEAALKLGLGTSTSDAYNAPALAQLLGNDLRPEAEPGGWVGAYLNSEPANEPANARKVRDLCDQIKRIWAWEAHRSDDGEPYKAAQRIAMLAYEIGAVPCWNCKSGKDRTGMLDVELKREVIHYDTQQPLSRPIAPLNDAHRTLLQEVLMKSGNLEIQRCNTGIKGNKVFRKFKLPGFNLSLSRRIGLDALWFRAKGLSHLAKS is encoded by the coding sequence ATGAATACATCACCCATCAGTCATGCGTCCGTTATGCCAATCAGGATTTCAGACGCGGATCAGGATGCACCCCACGCCAGTACCTCCTCGTCTATCGGCCCCGGCCTAACCTTAAGCGTCGGACGACACGCGAGTCCCCCACCGGAAAAATACCAGTTTAATGCGTCATTGCGCCGTGATAGTGCCGCCTCTGGCATCGACGAAGCACAGACAGTGTCTTTACCCCTGGCAGACAATCATGTTTCTGAGTTTGGCCAGTCGGTGCGCGAACTCCTGCAATATCAGCTCGACCTGATCAATACGGCAGAATTGGCACTGACGACCCGCAACCGGGCGGAGGGAGATGAACCGGATGGCGCCAGGCGCACCGGGATAGCGGGGTATCAGCGCCTTGGGTCGGAGCCATACCTGCCGGAGTTAGTCAAATTGACGCAAGAAATTTTTGATGCAATGACACATCTTGAGCAGGATAGGAATGCTACCGCAATCGAGCTACGAACGGCTGGCCGCCTGCGCAATAAGTTAGTCAGTCTGATCGCTGGAGAATACCGTCGTAACGGCGTGTCTTACTGCCAGGCCAAACGACTTGCCGTTGGCGACTATCATGACGCGCGCATTACATTTCTTAATAACAAATCCTGGAAAACCTTACGACACCAACTCAGCCATAAAGCGCATACCTATGTCAGTACACAACGCCCGGCGGCCGAGATGAAATTGGGTGAGCGCGATATCTTCGAGAAATCCTATGACGGTAAAGGTATCTGTAGCGCCGATACGGTTAGCGTGGACCACGCGGCCAATTTGTGGCACTCCTCTCTTAGCGTTAAAGAGGCCAACGGACAGGAAAAGGTGCTGTTTCAGGGAATACATCACGGCGTATTATCGCCCTATGGCCTGCCCGCCGGCTCACCACAACGCACAGCAGGCGCGTTGAATCGGGCAAAGGAGGTGGTCGCCGCCGCCCTGTATAGCAAAAATGACCTCATGACGCGCGCGTTGGCCGAAGAGGAGGTATCGCTGCGGTTAGTATCCACATCGCTGCTAACGCCCACAAGCGTAGCTGGCAAGGAAAAAGCCATGCTGCGTGACCAGATGGCGGCCTGGCAAACGCTGAGTGATCCGCTAAAACAGCCGCTGGAGATTCGCGTTCATGACCACGAAGGTAACTTAAAGACGGTCAAAGTGGCGCTGAGCGTCGTCGCATTGAATTTTGGGGTTAATGAAGCGGCCCTTAAACTGGGATTAGGTACCTCGACTTCCGACGCTTATAACGCCCCCGCGCTCGCGCAATTGCTGGGAAACGATTTGCGGCCTGAGGCCGAACCGGGGGGTTGGGTTGGCGCGTATTTAAATTCCGAACCTGCAAACGAACCTGCTAATGCCAGGAAGGTACGCGATCTTTGTGACCAGATAAAACGAATTTGGGCGTGGGAAGCACACCGTAGCGATGATGGCGAACCTTACAAAGCGGCACAGCGCATCGCTATGCTGGCCTACGAGATTGGCGCCGTACCTTGCTGGAATTGTAAGAGCGGCAAAGACCGGACCGGTATGCTTGATGTGGAATTGAAGAGAGAGGTTATCCACTATGATACCCAACAGCCGCTAAGTCGCCCCATTGCTCCTCTTAATGACGCACATAGAACGTTGTTGCAAGAGGTACTGATGAAAAGCGGCAATCTGGAAATTCAGCGTTGCAATACGGGCATTAAAGGCAACAAAGTGTTTAGGAAATTCAAGCTGCCTGGCTTCAATTTGTCTTTATCAAGACGTATTGGGCTGGACGCCCTCTGGTTCAGAGCAAAAGGATTATCCCATCTTGCCAAGTCGTGA
- a CDS encoding type III secretion system chaperone, with amino-acid sequence MQNLLLDLYESLGLDPMDDPALLINDELEVYFDESDAGLEMCCPLRSLPTDSDQLQAILSMNYASPVTLAADADQSVLLALYRLPPESSTEDMLAGLSLYVETIEQLRQEAVMKAA; translated from the coding sequence ATGCAAAATTTATTGTTAGATCTTTATGAATCACTGGGACTTGACCCGATGGACGACCCGGCGTTACTTATCAATGATGAACTGGAAGTGTATTTTGACGAATCGGACGCGGGGCTGGAAATGTGTTGTCCGCTTAGAAGCCTGCCAACCGACAGCGATCAATTGCAGGCGATCCTCAGTATGAATTACGCAAGCCCGGTGACGCTGGCGGCGGATGCCGACCAATCTGTATTGTTAGCGTTATACCGTCTGCCGCCGGAAAGCAGCACCGAAGATATGCTGGCGGGCCTGTCATTATATGTTGAAACTATCGAGCAACTACGGCAGGAAGCCGTCATGAAGGCGGCTTGA
- a CDS encoding inositol phosphate phosphatase SopB gives MPEVIRHSNVSVASMRKLFEQQSPKDAAKDTLVNERNSLNSNLNFLYSLLDGKDSKRPEKQTLTETPERRDPPPVYGKREGLEAIFDKLNPLEKKQPMDGAQHSSPEAINAALLSKSQPEIKDVSPTSGQGVAPEIALSDMNVSECAQSINELTEYQLGVIETTILAYKQLEILQPMERKGRSASAENSIHDHIIASREHLAELKKTTEGKFAEIKQDRNAHPDELMDAAKLRKEMLAMLTSEYQKMGIKPQEAKKRALVAYNAARTDTLNNAPWKTIQREISHNGNQYSSLQRPAAEMKLGDRDIFPTAYQGKGICSSDANETKHAANLWQSSLSVEDQFGQQQTLFQGIRHGVLSPFALPARSAERIEGAQNRAKEVVTAALYSRPELMARALKGETVPLQLVSTSLLTPTKISIFGKEREMLRDQMQAWQTLCKAESQRDGALTLTVHNDKGEAQEVKVALDVAAFNFGVNEFSLKLGLGNDTSDSYNAVALNQLLGNDLRPEAEPGGWVGRYLEGKPTPENANKVITLSKQLKNIWNGKLHRSDGGEPYKTPQRLMMLAYEIGAVPCWNCKSGKDRTGMLDAEVKREAIAYHNQQPLKDPQERLNEKDTQLLQTVVLQSGNLEVQKQNTGVKGNKVAKTFKLSSMNLSLTKRLGLGDVWSKVKGLAQFAKSSSKRSL, from the coding sequence ATGCCTGAAGTAATACGACACAGTAATGTTAGCGTTGCGTCAATGAGAAAGCTTTTCGAGCAACAATCGCCCAAGGACGCGGCAAAAGACACGCTTGTCAACGAGCGTAATTCACTTAATTCTAACCTAAATTTTTTGTATAGCCTACTTGATGGCAAGGATAGCAAGCGGCCAGAAAAGCAAACCCTTACTGAAACTCCCGAACGCCGTGACCCGCCACCGGTGTATGGTAAGAGGGAGGGGCTCGAGGCGATCTTCGATAAGCTGAACCCGTTGGAAAAAAAACAGCCAATGGATGGCGCTCAGCATTCTTCGCCGGAGGCGATAAACGCGGCATTGCTGTCGAAAAGCCAACCGGAAATAAAAGACGTCTCGCCCACTTCCGGCCAAGGGGTGGCGCCTGAGATCGCCTTAAGCGACATGAATGTGTCCGAATGCGCCCAGTCAATTAATGAGCTTACCGAGTATCAACTTGGGGTAATTGAGACGACAATACTGGCCTATAAACAGCTTGAAATACTTCAGCCAATGGAGAGAAAAGGGAGATCTGCCAGCGCCGAGAACAGCATCCATGACCATATTATTGCCAGCCGCGAACACTTGGCGGAATTGAAAAAAACCACGGAGGGCAAATTCGCTGAAATTAAACAAGATCGTAATGCCCATCCCGACGAGTTAATGGACGCCGCTAAGCTACGCAAAGAGATGCTGGCGATGCTCACCAGTGAATATCAGAAGATGGGCATCAAGCCGCAAGAAGCCAAAAAACGCGCGCTGGTCGCTTATAATGCGGCGCGTACTGATACGCTCAATAATGCCCCCTGGAAAACGATACAGCGGGAGATAAGCCATAACGGCAACCAGTATAGTAGTCTCCAGCGCCCTGCCGCCGAGATGAAACTGGGGGACAGGGATATTTTTCCAACCGCCTACCAGGGGAAAGGGATCTGTTCATCCGACGCGAATGAAACCAAGCACGCGGCAAACTTATGGCAATCGTCGTTGAGTGTGGAAGATCAATTTGGTCAACAGCAAACGCTGTTCCAGGGCATTCGCCACGGCGTGCTGTCACCCTTCGCATTGCCGGCGAGATCTGCGGAACGCATTGAAGGGGCGCAGAATCGTGCTAAAGAAGTCGTCACGGCGGCGCTCTACTCTCGCCCTGAACTGATGGCACGGGCGCTGAAAGGGGAGACTGTACCCTTGCAGCTGGTCTCAACCTCACTTTTGACGCCCACTAAAATAAGCATCTTCGGCAAAGAAAGGGAGATGCTGCGCGACCAAATGCAGGCCTGGCAAACCTTATGCAAGGCGGAATCGCAGCGGGACGGCGCGCTTACCTTAACGGTGCATAACGATAAGGGAGAAGCCCAAGAGGTCAAAGTTGCCCTGGACGTCGCCGCATTTAACTTCGGCGTCAATGAATTTTCATTGAAACTCGGCTTGGGCAACGACACGTCTGATAGTTATAACGCCGTAGCATTAAACCAGCTCCTCGGTAACGATTTGCGGCCAGAAGCTGAGCCGGGAGGCTGGGTCGGTCGCTACCTGGAAGGCAAGCCGACGCCGGAAAACGCCAACAAGGTCATTACCCTCAGTAAGCAATTAAAGAATATTTGGAATGGGAAACTGCACCGCAGCGACGGTGGAGAGCCTTATAAAACGCCGCAGCGTCTGATGATGCTGGCGTATGAAATAGGTGCGGTACCTTGCTGGAACTGTAAAAGCGGTAAAGATCGCACCGGCATGCTTGATGCCGAGGTGAAACGGGAAGCGATTGCCTATCACAATCAACAGCCGCTGAAAGACCCGCAAGAGAGGCTCAATGAGAAAGATACGCAGTTGCTGCAGACGGTGGTGCTGCAAAGCGGGAATTTGGAAGTACAAAAGCAAAACACAGGTGTTAAAGGCAACAAGGTTGCCAAAACATTTAAGCTGTCCAGCATGAATTTATCTTTAACGAAACGTCTTGGACTGGGTGATGTTTGGTCCAAAGTAAAAGGATTGGCCCAATTCGCCAAGTCATCCTCTAAAAGGAGTCTTTAA
- the rplS gene encoding 50S ribosomal protein L19, whose amino-acid sequence MSNIIKQIEQEQMKQDVPSFRPGDSVEVKVWVVEGSKKRLQAFEGVVIAIRNRGLHSAFTVRKISNGEGVERVFQTHSPVIDSITVKRRGAVRQAKLYYLRERTGKAARIKERLN is encoded by the coding sequence ATGAGCAACATTATTAAGCAAATTGAACAAGAACAGATGAAGCAGGACGTACCGTCCTTCCGCCCCGGCGACTCGGTGGAAGTTAAGGTATGGGTTGTTGAAGGCAGCAAAAAACGTCTGCAGGCATTCGAGGGCGTGGTTATCGCTATTCGTAACCGCGGTCTGCATTCTGCATTCACTGTTCGCAAAATCTCCAACGGCGAAGGCGTTGAGCGCGTGTTCCAGACGCATTCTCCGGTCATCGACAGCATTACCGTGAAACGTCGTGGTGCCGTTCGTCAGGCCAAACTGTATTACCTGCGTGAACGTACCGGTAAGGCAGCGCGTATTAAAGAGCGCCTGAACTAA
- the trmD gene encoding tRNA (guanosine(37)-N1)-methyltransferase TrmD yields MWIGVISLFPEMFRAITDYGVTGRAVKNGLLRVQCWSPREFTHDRHRTVDDRPYGGGPGMLMMVQPLRDAIHEAKNKAGEGAKVIYLSPQGRKLDQQGVSELAANPKMILVCGRYEGIDERLIATEIDEEWSMGDYVLSGGELAAMALIDSVSRFIPGVLGHEASAAEDSFARGLLDCPHYTRPEVLAGMEVPPVLLSGNHAEIRRWRLKQSLGRTWLRRPELLESLALTDEQATLLAEFQREYRVMQQDD; encoded by the coding sequence ATGTGGATTGGTGTTATCAGCCTGTTTCCCGAGATGTTCCGCGCCATTACCGATTACGGGGTGACGGGCCGGGCAGTGAAAAATGGCCTGCTGCGGGTGCAGTGCTGGAGCCCGCGTGAATTTACCCACGATCGGCACCGTACCGTGGACGATCGCCCTTACGGCGGCGGACCGGGTATGCTGATGATGGTGCAGCCCTTGCGGGATGCGATTCACGAGGCAAAAAACAAGGCAGGCGAAGGGGCGAAGGTGATTTATCTCTCCCCTCAGGGTCGTAAGCTCGATCAGCAAGGCGTGAGCGAGCTGGCCGCCAATCCAAAGATGATTTTGGTCTGCGGCCGTTACGAAGGTATTGATGAGCGTTTAATCGCCACCGAGATTGATGAAGAATGGTCAATGGGTGATTATGTGCTCAGCGGCGGTGAATTAGCGGCCATGGCGCTGATTGACTCGGTTTCCCGGTTTATTCCGGGTGTACTGGGGCATGAGGCCTCCGCGGCGGAGGACTCCTTCGCTAGAGGGCTGCTGGATTGCCCGCACTATACCCGTCCTGAGGTGTTGGCCGGCATGGAGGTTCCGCCAGTTCTGCTGTCGGGCAATCATGCTGAGATTCGTCGCTGGCGTCTGAAACAGTCTTTGGGCCGTACCTGGCTGAGAAGACCTGAACTTCTGGAAAGCCTAGCTCTGACTGACGAGCAAGCAACGTTGCTAGCCGAATTCCAGCGGGAATATCGGGTGATGCAACAAGATGATTAA
- the rimM gene encoding ribosome maturation factor RimM (Essential for efficient processing of 16S rRNA), whose amino-acid sequence MSKQLRIAAPVEPVVVGKMGSAYGIRGWLRVFSSTEEAESIFDYQPWFIKRAGEWQPIGLESWKRHNQDLIIKVRDIEDREAATLLTNCEIVVDASQLPDLDSGEYYWKDLLGCQVVTVGGYQLGEVIDLMETGSNDVLVVKANLKDAFGIQERLIPFLDGQVIKNVDLTAHVIEVDWDPGF is encoded by the coding sequence ATGAGCAAACAACTCCGTATCGCAGCACCCGTTGAGCCGGTAGTCGTGGGCAAGATGGGCTCGGCGTATGGCATTCGCGGTTGGCTCAGAGTGTTTTCATCCACTGAAGAAGCCGAAAGCATTTTTGATTACCAGCCCTGGTTCATCAAAAGGGCCGGTGAGTGGCAGCCGATTGGGCTGGAAAGCTGGAAGCGCCACAATCAGGACCTGATCATCAAGGTCAGGGACATCGAAGACCGGGAAGCGGCGACGCTTTTGACCAATTGCGAAATCGTCGTCGACGCGTCGCAATTGCCGGACCTCGACAGCGGCGAGTACTACTGGAAAGACCTCCTGGGGTGCCAGGTCGTCACCGTCGGCGGTTATCAGCTGGGGGAAGTCATTGATTTGATGGAAACCGGCTCGAACGATGTTCTGGTGGTGAAAGCCAACCTGAAAGATGCCTTTGGCATTCAGGAGCGGTTGATTCCGTTCCTCGACGGGCAGGTGATTAAGAACGTCGATCTCACGGCCCACGTCATTGAAGTTGACTGGGATCCGGGCTTTTGA
- the rpsP gene encoding 30S ribosomal protein S16 — translation MVTIRLARGGAKKRPFYQIVVTDSRNARDGRFIERIGFFNPIATGQAEGLRLDLDRIEHWVGQGATVSERVSALIKDAKKAA, via the coding sequence ATGGTAACAATTCGTTTGGCACGTGGCGGCGCTAAAAAACGCCCGTTCTATCAAATCGTCGTGACCGACAGCCGCAATGCGCGCGACGGTCGCTTTATTGAACGTATTGGCTTTTTCAACCCGATCGCTACCGGTCAGGCTGAAGGTCTGCGTTTGGATCTGGATCGTATTGAACATTGGGTTGGCCAGGGCGCAACGGTTTCCGAACGCGTTTCCGCGCTGATCAAAGACGCGAAAAAAGCAGCATAA
- the ffh gene encoding signal recognition particle protein codes for MFDNLSDRLSRTLRNISGRGRLTEDNIKETLREVRMALLEADVALPVVRDFISRVKESALGQEVNKSLTPGQEFVKIVRAELVNAMGDENNALNLAAQPPAVVLMAGLQGAGKTTSVGKLGKYLREKQKKKVLVVSADVYRPAAIKQLETLANTVGVDFFPSDAAQKPLDIVNQALNQAKLKFYDVLLVDTAGRLHVNETMMAEIIAIHAAIHPVETLFVVDAMTGQDAANTAKAFNQALPLTGVILTKVDGDARGGAALSIRHITGKPIKFMGVGEKTDALEPFYPDRLAGRILGMGDVLSLIEDIESKVDRAQAEKLASKLKKGDGFDLTDFLDQLKQMRNMGGMASMMSKLPGVGQLPDNVKSQMDDKVLVRMEAIINSMTAKERVSPDIIKGSRKRRIAAGSGMQVQDVNRLLKQFDDMQRMMKKMKKGGMAKMMRNMKGMMPPGFPGR; via the coding sequence ATGTTTGACAATTTATCCGATCGATTATCGCGCACGTTGCGCAATATCAGCGGCAGAGGCCGCCTGACTGAAGACAATATTAAAGAGACCCTGCGCGAAGTGCGCATGGCGCTGTTGGAAGCGGATGTGGCGCTCCCGGTAGTGCGGGATTTCATCAGCCGGGTCAAAGAGAGCGCGCTGGGGCAGGAAGTCAATAAAAGCCTGACGCCGGGGCAGGAATTCGTCAAGATCGTGCGCGCCGAGCTGGTGAACGCCATGGGCGACGAAAACAACGCCCTGAATCTGGCGGCGCAGCCGCCGGCGGTGGTGCTGATGGCGGGCCTGCAGGGGGCGGGGAAAACCACAAGCGTCGGCAAGCTCGGTAAATATCTGCGCGAAAAACAGAAGAAAAAAGTGCTGGTCGTGTCTGCCGACGTGTATCGCCCGGCGGCTATCAAGCAGCTTGAAACGCTGGCGAACACGGTGGGCGTCGATTTTTTCCCGTCCGACGCCGCGCAAAAACCGCTCGATATCGTCAATCAGGCGCTAAATCAGGCCAAGCTCAAATTTTATGATGTGCTGCTGGTGGACACCGCCGGCCGCCTGCATGTAAATGAAACGATGATGGCGGAAATCATCGCTATCCACGCCGCCATCCACCCGGTGGAAACGCTGTTTGTGGTGGATGCCATGACCGGCCAGGACGCCGCCAATACCGCTAAAGCCTTTAATCAGGCGCTGCCGCTGACCGGGGTTATCCTGACCAAAGTGGACGGCGATGCGCGCGGCGGTGCGGCGCTTTCCATCCGCCACATTACCGGTAAACCCATCAAATTCATGGGCGTCGGCGAGAAAACCGACGCGCTGGAGCCCTTTTATCCCGATCGCCTGGCCGGGCGGATACTTGGCATGGGCGATGTGCTGTCCCTTATCGAGGACATTGAAAGCAAGGTCGATCGCGCCCAGGCGGAGAAGCTGGCCAGCAAGCTGAAGAAAGGCGACGGTTTCGATTTGACTGACTTCCTGGATCAGCTCAAGCAGATGCGCAATATGGGCGGCATGGCCAGCATGATGAGCAAGCTGCCCGGCGTCGGCCAGCTGCCGGACAACGTCAAATCGCAAATGGACGATAAAGTCCTGGTGCGCATGGAGGCTATCATCAATTCCATGACCGCCAAAGAGCGCGTTAGCCCGGACATCATTAAAGGCTCGCGTAAACGCCGTATCGCCGCCGGCTCCGGCATGCAGGTCCAGGATGTTAACCGCCTGCTGAAACAGTTCGACGACATGCAGCGCATGATGAAGAAAATGAAAAAGGGCGGTATGGCGAAAATGATGCGCAATATGAAGGGTATGATGCCGCCCGGCTTCCCCGGTCGTTAA